In a genomic window of Ardenticatenales bacterium:
- a CDS encoding MinD/ParA family protein: MTLIISLHSFRGGTGKSNVTANTATMLVQQGYRVGVFDTDIQSPGIHVIFNLPEDKVKFTLNDYLWGHCAIEDAAYTVDLPGATGNGQLYLVPSSIKANDIARVLRDRYDANALNDGFRDLIAALNLDYLLIDTHPGLNEETLLSIAISDILVVVLRPDQQDFQGTHVTVDVARRLKVPDIFLVVNKVPPDYDFEDVKRKVEHAYNAPVATLLPLSLDVAHVASSQVFCLQDPQHAFSRGVRELVGCLVQA, translated from the coding sequence GTGACGCTCATTATTTCTTTGCACTCATTTCGCGGGGGAACCGGTAAGTCAAATGTAACGGCCAACACCGCCACCATGCTCGTTCAGCAGGGCTATCGCGTGGGCGTCTTTGACACCGACATTCAATCGCCGGGCATCCACGTTATCTTCAACCTGCCTGAAGATAAAGTAAAGTTCACTTTGAATGATTATTTGTGGGGGCATTGCGCTATTGAAGATGCGGCTTACACGGTAGACCTTCCGGGCGCGACGGGAAATGGGCAGCTCTACCTGGTTCCATCCAGCATCAAGGCCAATGACATCGCCCGGGTTCTACGTGATCGCTACGACGCCAATGCGCTCAACGATGGTTTCCGTGACTTGATTGCCGCACTCAACCTGGATTACCTGCTGATTGATACGCATCCGGGTTTGAACGAAGAAACCCTGCTCTCTATTGCCATTTCGGACATTCTGGTTGTGGTGCTGCGCCCGGATCAGCAGGACTTTCAGGGAACGCACGTGACCGTGGACGTAGCCCGCCGCCTGAAGGTGCCGGATATTTTCCTGGTCGTGAACAAAGTGCCGCCGGACTACGACTTCGAAGACGTGAAGCGGAAGGTTGAGCACGCATACAACGCGCCGGTCGCCACGCTTTTGCCACTCTCTCTGGATGTGGCGCATGTCGCCAGTTCGCAAGTTTTTTGCCTGCAAGACCCGCAACACGCTTTCAGTCGGGGTGTTCGGGAATTGGTCGGTTGTCTTGTACAAGCATAA
- a CDS encoding Cache 3/Cache 2 fusion domain-containing protein, protein MTVWARGSFARAILLALLFVSIIPIIFISVIFINQSTMALTNQMETNLYMLAQSKAEEINLRLQEVWNATAIAARESAYDMEREITPEEMSQKLARYQTDSRNIFGLDMYYNSVGGETTLGNGLSNVYWNNDTAPTTKVLQDIALTEDMDATFASIKAISPQTQWIYMTTPEGMMRLYPWASNDHYPDGWDPREVIFYTVAEPTNNPNLETRWTPPYVDFAGAGWMVTVSTPIISSDGEFEGIMSHDVTIQALKDIALDINVLDGAGYGFIIDSEGGVIAHPAYEGVDASKGTQETVNLATVGLPAFQELIQNMIDRESGQGYFLDETGTQQLLVYAPIPSIGWSLGISVPKSAVVAPATAMRTRALIVAVVLVAAAAAVAVFLARRLHQPLSRLMQGVYAIAEERRPEEIKVESFDELMELANAFNDMADRVWERESRLKKTVADLRIEIDAQRSHKEVQEITETEYFRQLELNAERMRNYVRRSRGKPSSPTLGEAPAV, encoded by the coding sequence ATGACAGTCTGGGCAAGAGGATCATTTGCCAGGGCCATCTTGTTGGCTCTCTTGTTTGTCTCGATCATCCCAATCATTTTCATCTCCGTGATTTTCATTAACCAGAGTACGATGGCGTTGACGAACCAGATGGAGACCAATCTCTACATGCTGGCGCAGTCTAAAGCCGAAGAGATCAACCTGCGTCTTCAGGAGGTTTGGAACGCGACCGCGATTGCCGCCCGCGAATCCGCCTATGACATGGAACGAGAGATAACGCCGGAGGAAATGTCTCAAAAACTGGCGCGTTACCAGACCGACTCGCGCAACATTTTCGGGCTGGACATGTACTACAACAGCGTTGGCGGCGAGACCACTCTTGGCAATGGCCTCTCAAATGTTTATTGGAACAATGACACCGCACCGACAACAAAGGTCTTGCAGGACATCGCCTTGACGGAGGACATGGACGCCACTTTTGCCAGCATCAAGGCGATCAGCCCCCAAACGCAGTGGATTTACATGACTACCCCGGAAGGCATGATGCGACTGTACCCGTGGGCCAGTAACGATCACTACCCTGACGGTTGGGACCCCAGAGAGGTAATCTTCTATACGGTTGCGGAGCCGACCAACAACCCCAATCTGGAAACGCGCTGGACGCCTCCATACGTTGATTTTGCCGGCGCGGGTTGGATGGTGACGGTGTCCACGCCCATTATCAGCAGCGATGGCGAGTTCGAGGGGATCATGTCCCATGACGTGACGATTCAGGCGCTCAAAGACATTGCCCTGGATATTAACGTGCTGGATGGCGCGGGCTATGGGTTTATCATTGACAGCGAGGGGGGCGTTATTGCCCACCCGGCTTATGAGGGTGTAGACGCCAGCAAAGGGACACAAGAAACGGTTAATCTGGCGACAGTGGGTTTGCCGGCATTTCAAGAACTGATTCAAAACATGATAGATAGGGAGTCCGGCCAGGGGTACTTCCTCGACGAAACAGGCACGCAGCAACTCCTGGTGTATGCGCCCATCCCCTCAATTGGATGGAGCCTGGGCATCTCCGTACCCAAGTCGGCGGTTGTCGCGCCGGCCACGGCCATGCGCACCCGCGCCCTGATCGTCGCCGTCGTACTTGTAGCGGCGGCGGCGGCGGTGGCCGTCTTCCTCGCCCGCCGTCTACACCAACCCTTGTCCAGGCTGATGCAAGGGGTTTACGCCATTGCCGAAGAACGCCGGCCAGAAGAAATCAAGGTCGAATCTTTCGACGAGTTGATGGAGCTGGCAAATGCCTTTAACGACATGGCCGACAGGGTTTGGGAACGGGAGAGCCGATTGAAGAAAACGGTCGCCGATTTGCGCATCGAAATTGATGCGCAGCGCAGCCATAAAGAAGTTCAGGAAATTACGGAAACCGAGTATTTCAGGCAGCTTGAGTTGAACGCGGAACGGATGCGCAACTACGTGCGCCGCTCCAGAGGAAAGCCTTCTTCGCCCACATTGGGAGAAGCTCCGGCTGTCTGA
- a CDS encoding cyclic nucleotide-binding domain-containing protein: protein MASSSSLSPLDMLDMPDAEQYILRCLNRRPGLTAAEIALATKLPINEVESTLTRMVNRAQLVEQLQDEKRTFSVRFSRLQGRLRGMPSSIMSILEEKPDTFLAEVPLTSSLSPDERENLLARSTTRRLIPNEVFMWQGDRFSYVGLPRMGLLKKSRLQKGKHSRVVDYVRRAEWFGLGEMLSGQPSLDTLTAVTDTELLLWPADEFVAFLNNSARLSQSVNRLLSDQLYQCQSQRVHGTGRLWVIEGTDRQVGATTLAVNLALLGGQNGGGGNGHRSRVVLWNAGSSGQDILRMLGMDAHALSTALPDQNTVLEHPSGIHVLIKTAKATYPPQVQLDIFLTDLLGRYDYVICDTGSSNDEEILLRLRGHAERLITVTRQETHVDDVKARWNTIQPYSRPTQKRILALNQFSPNGHSPDPAFQLVLPYDPESANLAHQIGQPVVEAAIDGPLARSFVETYRRLSLDHSIGIFVPSTMDVNQSISNESQVQATLSFLGTLFGGATRSEAEGVWQSEEQELVIEQVTIVKTFVSQKALEKHLDEVIKFATRLKAEMKQEAVAIDVDNQLILV from the coding sequence ACGCCGAGCAATACATTTTGCGCTGCCTCAATCGACGTCCAGGGCTAACGGCCGCGGAAATCGCCCTGGCGACAAAACTACCAATAAATGAGGTTGAGTCTACTTTAACCCGCATGGTAAATCGGGCGCAGTTGGTAGAGCAGCTACAGGATGAAAAACGCACCTTCTCCGTGCGTTTTAGCAGATTGCAGGGGCGACTACGCGGGATGCCCTCCAGCATCATGTCCATCCTGGAAGAAAAACCGGATACGTTTCTGGCCGAAGTGCCTCTGACCTCCTCCCTCAGCCCAGACGAACGCGAAAATCTACTGGCAAGGAGCACCACCCGCCGCCTGATTCCCAACGAAGTCTTTATGTGGCAGGGCGATCGGTTCTCCTATGTCGGCTTGCCGCGCATGGGGTTGTTGAAGAAGTCCCGCCTGCAAAAGGGCAAGCACAGCCGCGTTGTCGATTATGTGCGCCGGGCGGAATGGTTCGGCCTGGGGGAAATGTTGAGTGGGCAGCCATCGCTGGACACCCTGACGGCGGTGACGGATACGGAACTGCTGCTCTGGCCGGCGGATGAGTTTGTCGCTTTTTTGAACAACAGTGCACGCCTGAGCCAATCCGTGAACCGCCTTCTCAGCGACCAGCTTTATCAATGCCAGAGCCAGCGTGTCCACGGAACCGGGCGTTTATGGGTCATCGAAGGTACGGACAGGCAAGTGGGCGCGACCACGCTGGCGGTCAATCTGGCCTTGTTGGGAGGGCAGAATGGCGGTGGCGGGAATGGTCATCGGTCGCGTGTTGTTTTGTGGAATGCCGGCAGCAGTGGTCAAGACATCCTCCGAATGCTGGGCATGGACGCGCACGCCCTCTCCACGGCGCTCCCCGACCAAAACACCGTTCTGGAACATCCCAGCGGCATCCACGTCCTCATCAAAACCGCCAAGGCAACCTACCCCCCTCAAGTGCAATTAGACATTTTCCTCACGGACTTGCTCGGCCGGTATGATTACGTCATCTGCGATACCGGCAGTAGCAATGACGAAGAAATTCTCCTGCGTCTGCGTGGCCACGCAGAAAGACTCATCACCGTCACGCGCCAGGAAACCCACGTAGACGACGTCAAAGCACGTTGGAACACCATCCAACCCTACTCTCGGCCAACGCAGAAACGCATCCTGGCTCTCAACCAATTCTCGCCGAACGGGCACAGCCCCGATCCCGCCTTCCAATTGGTACTCCCCTACGACCCTGAAAGCGCCAATCTGGCCCATCAAATAGGCCAACCCGTCGTGGAAGCCGCCATCGACGGTCCGCTGGCGCGCTCATTTGTTGAAACCTACCGCCGCCTCTCGCTGGACCATAGCATTGGCATATTCGTGCCCTCCACGATGGACGTTAACCAATCCATCAGCAACGAATCACAGGTGCAGGCAACATTGAGCTTCTTAGGCACGCTTTTCGGCGGGGCCACCCGCAGCGAAGCAGAGGGTGTGTGGCAAAGCGAAGAGCAGGAACTGGTCATCGAACAAGTCACTATCGTCAAAACCTTTGTTTCCCAAAAAGCGCTGGAAAAACATCTGGACGAAGTCATCAAATTTGCGACCAGACTGAAAGCGGAAATGAAACAAGAAGCCGTCGCTATTGACGTAGACAATCAGCTTATCCTGGTTTAG